One Roseburia rectibacter DNA window includes the following coding sequences:
- a CDS encoding CgeB family protein, with protein sequence MKLLFLDSPSFGKLDLIDAFEQLGFTVQLFNHEKLHEYCCKEFDDAFDNFVAQDCYDFVFSLNYYPSISNGCNRNHLKYLSFVYDSPLVSLYSYTLINPCNYIFLFDKALYLDFAKEGITTIYYLPLCANTARLGAMQLPSDKRSILSSDVSFVGALYNESHNFLDRMTDLDDYTKGYINAIMDAQMKVNGYFFIEELLTPDIIASMKKSLEYHTQPGGTESDAYVYANYFLARKITSIERQNLLKAVSERFDTKLYTHNPTPALPSIQNMGAVDYYDVMPHVFKNSKINLNITLRSIRSGMPLRAWDILGAGGFLLSNYQEDFFDFFVPGEDFDFFDGTEDLLTKIEYYLSHEKERKDIAENGFCKVAKQHTYLHRVRTMLETAGL encoded by the coding sequence ATGAAATTACTCTTCCTTGATTCACCTTCTTTCGGGAAATTGGATCTGATTGATGCTTTTGAGCAACTGGGATTTACAGTTCAGCTTTTTAACCATGAAAAACTGCACGAATATTGTTGTAAAGAATTTGATGACGCTTTCGACAACTTTGTCGCACAGGACTGCTATGACTTTGTTTTCTCGCTCAACTACTATCCATCCATTTCAAACGGATGTAACCGCAATCACTTAAAATATCTGTCTTTTGTATATGACAGTCCGTTGGTTTCCCTGTATTCGTACACGCTGATCAACCCATGTAACTATATCTTTCTCTTTGACAAAGCTCTTTACCTTGATTTTGCCAAAGAGGGGATCACTACCATATATTATCTGCCTCTGTGTGCAAACACTGCACGTCTGGGTGCCATGCAGCTTCCTTCTGACAAGCGTTCTATTTTATCCAGTGATGTCTCTTTTGTCGGCGCACTCTATAATGAGTCCCATAACTTTTTAGACCGCATGACAGATCTGGATGACTACACCAAAGGCTACATCAATGCCATTATGGATGCCCAGATGAAGGTAAATGGCTATTTCTTTATTGAAGAGCTCTTAACCCCTGACATTATCGCCTCCATGAAAAAATCTCTGGAATACCATACGCAGCCGGGCGGCACCGAATCGGATGCCTATGTCTATGCCAATTATTTTCTAGCGCGAAAGATCACGTCGATCGAGCGGCAGAACCTGTTAAAAGCCGTGTCCGAGCGTTTTGACACCAAATTATACACACATAATCCAACCCCGGCACTTCCTTCCATCCAGAATATGGGAGCTGTCGATTATTATGATGTGATGCCGCATGTATTCAAAAACAGCAAGATCAACCTCAACATTACGCTTCGCAGCATCCGTTCCGGTATGCCGCTGCGCGCATGGGACATCCTCGGAGCCGGAGGATTTTTGCTGAGCAATTATCAGGAAGATTTCTTTGATTTCTTTGTGCCGGGTGAGGACTTTGATTTCTTCGACGGAACAGAAGACCTTTTAACCAAGATCGAATATTACCTGTCACATGAAAAGGAACGGAAAGACATTGCCGAAAATGGCTTTTGCAAAGTCGCCAAACAACACACTTACCTGCACCGGGTACGCACCATGCTCGAAACCGCAGGACTTTAA
- a CDS encoding CDP-glycerol glycerophosphotransferase family protein, whose product MQTPKEEMMQLISTCIENQDFQTARECLKIYSNSFGADEFFDSCTLSLLNDNGPRVSLICLDVSASTLEDYLAVEPYKNLEIIDFVGKDYINDLTTYLKTCSSKYLCFLEENQRYEASRIASMVRHLEQIPTLNAVVCTRNHIDSDGEIIAHPDYAYEDTLENKILDGKLLLEYSIHANVNLYGTPSTLVLSVAYAQGLLLSDAHVTPDICAMSLLYQLLLPACIGYLHTPYVSTFLENYRDTSETQLHYEAYIRFLSDNGQLSCNTPAHVSTTSPAPLKEPLARDITFISGTCGGEFFNIKPIAEEASRRGFHVHFTEDRYAKAEIGIYSQHICHPENSKFSVILLHDMAQGSDSWPNLWEVERWNNFDIGILPGRSWAERWTDCSCFYYTHPRSGVYELGYPMSDTIHGEELQKRASELRRELGLKYDYTILYAPSWENDGKEDDFIQALSSLKVNLIIKQACWNFLPEIQANVEEMRKLHEHHYDNVYYIEQEESIMNAIALCDLLVSEESSVMAEAILLNKPSIAVTDWLIPDKTPSRKASVPMDYVIKCHKAELRDTVDAVISHEIPCEEYIKRGWRTFSNAGNCCKDIVDAIEYFTQGADFVSTGDVPDFLSKQVTASRYTRCTMWN is encoded by the coding sequence ATGCAAACACCAAAAGAAGAGATGATGCAGCTCATCTCCACCTGCATTGAAAATCAGGATTTTCAGACAGCCCGCGAATGTCTGAAAATTTACAGTAACTCTTTCGGAGCGGATGAATTCTTTGATTCCTGCACACTGTCACTCCTTAATGATAACGGACCCAGAGTTTCTCTTATCTGCCTTGATGTCAGTGCCTCTACGTTAGAGGATTATCTTGCAGTCGAGCCCTATAAGAATCTTGAAATCATCGACTTTGTCGGCAAAGATTATATCAATGACCTCACGACTTACCTTAAAACATGTAGCAGCAAATATTTATGCTTTCTGGAAGAGAACCAACGCTATGAGGCATCAAGGATCGCATCCATGGTCCGTCATCTCGAGCAGATACCGACATTGAATGCCGTTGTCTGCACGCGTAACCACATAGATAGCGATGGCGAGATCATTGCACATCCTGATTACGCTTATGAAGATACTCTCGAGAATAAAATTCTTGATGGAAAGCTTCTTTTGGAATATTCCATCCATGCAAATGTCAATCTGTATGGCACCCCGTCAACACTGGTATTATCTGTCGCATATGCACAGGGACTCCTTTTGTCTGACGCTCATGTAACACCTGATATCTGTGCCATGTCACTTCTGTACCAATTATTACTTCCGGCATGTATCGGCTATCTGCACACACCTTACGTTTCGACATTTTTGGAAAATTATCGTGATACCTCTGAAACACAGCTTCACTACGAAGCGTACATCCGTTTTCTGTCTGACAACGGACAACTTTCCTGCAATACGCCGGCACATGTATCTACCACATCTCCTGCTCCTCTGAAAGAGCCTCTTGCCCGTGACATTACATTTATCTCCGGAACATGCGGTGGAGAGTTTTTCAATATTAAGCCCATTGCAGAGGAAGCCAGCCGCCGTGGTTTTCATGTGCATTTTACAGAAGACCGATACGCAAAAGCAGAGATCGGTATCTACTCCCAGCATATCTGCCATCCTGAAAATTCAAAGTTTTCTGTTATTCTGCTACACGATATGGCACAGGGTAGTGACTCTTGGCCAAATCTCTGGGAAGTAGAACGGTGGAATAATTTTGACATTGGAATTCTTCCAGGCAGATCCTGGGCAGAACGCTGGACAGATTGCAGCTGTTTCTACTATACGCATCCCCGCAGTGGTGTCTATGAACTGGGCTATCCAATGAGTGATACCATACATGGCGAAGAATTGCAGAAACGCGCATCTGAACTTCGCCGTGAACTTGGACTAAAATATGACTACACAATCCTCTATGCCCCTTCCTGGGAAAATGACGGCAAGGAAGATGATTTCATACAGGCATTATCCTCTCTGAAAGTCAACCTGATCATCAAACAGGCATGCTGGAATTTTCTTCCCGAGATCCAGGCAAATGTCGAGGAAATGCGTAAACTGCACGAACATCATTATGACAATGTCTATTATATCGAGCAGGAAGAGAGCATCATGAACGCGATCGCTCTCTGTGATCTTCTGGTCTCTGAGGAGTCAAGTGTCATGGCAGAGGCAATCCTTCTTAACAAGCCAAGCATCGCTGTAACTGACTGGTTGATCCCTGATAAAACTCCAAGCCGCAAAGCAAGCGTTCCTATGGACTATGTTATCAAATGTCATAAGGCCGAACTCCGTGACACCGTAGACGCTGTTATCTCACATGAAATCCCATGTGAGGAATACATAAAACGTGGCTGGCGCACTTTCAGTAATGCCGGGAACTGTTGCAAGGATATCGTCGATGCCATTGAATATTTTACACAGGGAGCCGATTTCGTTTCAACCGGGGACGTTCCCGACTTTCTGTCCAAGCAGGTAACTGCTTCCCGCTACACCCGCTGTACTATGTGGAATTAA
- a CDS encoding LicD family protein: MAEFPEFYFRGEEREGFYIEEMMKRAWAAQIEVLEIIDRICKEYDIQYFADWGTLLGTIRHKGFIPWDDDIDIVMKRDDYNRFLRIFNGERPDGCFLLSIYANEEYNEIFARVVNSNYVNYTKEYLERWHGCPYAVGVDIFPLDKLPVDKDEEDIQCSMLRMLIKAIYSKDETEETIRIIEDMCGVTIDRTKKIWHQLLRVADGVLQMYNDDGGDYAELIYYLNRSSRRYKQEWYSESIRLPFETSEIPVPKEYDAVLRNMYGDYEKPTQWTDGHNYPFYKKQQAVVDARLAKE, from the coding sequence ATGGCAGAATTTCCAGAATTCTATTTTAGGGGAGAAGAAAGAGAAGGATTTTACATAGAAGAAATGATGAAACGAGCATGGGCAGCACAAATAGAGGTGCTTGAAATCATAGATCGGATTTGTAAAGAATATGACATACAGTATTTTGCCGACTGGGGAACTTTGCTTGGAACAATCCGGCACAAAGGCTTTATTCCGTGGGACGATGACATTGATATTGTAATGAAAAGAGATGACTATAACCGGTTTTTACGAATCTTTAATGGAGAACGTCCGGATGGATGCTTTTTGCTTAGTATTTATGCGAACGAAGAGTACAACGAGATATTTGCGCGAGTTGTCAATTCAAACTATGTGAATTATACTAAGGAGTATCTGGAACGCTGGCATGGATGTCCTTATGCGGTAGGAGTGGATATTTTCCCATTGGATAAGCTGCCTGTAGATAAAGATGAAGAAGATATACAGTGCAGTATGCTTCGCATGTTAATAAAAGCGATTTATTCAAAAGATGAAACAGAGGAAACGATAAGAATAATAGAAGATATGTGTGGAGTAACTATTGACCGCACGAAAAAGATATGGCATCAGCTACTGCGTGTGGCAGATGGAGTGCTGCAGATGTATAACGATGACGGAGGAGACTATGCAGAACTGATTTATTATTTAAATAGATCGAGCCGTCGCTATAAACAGGAGTGGTATAGTGAAAGTATCCGATTACCGTTTGAGACAAGTGAAATTCCAGTGCCAAAGGAGTATGACGCGGTACTAAGAAATATGTATGGAGATTACGAGAAACCAACGCAATGGACAGATGGTCATAACTATCCATTTTACAAGAAGCAGCAGGCTGTTGTGGATGCAAGACTGGCAAAAGAATAG
- a CDS encoding sulfatase-like hydrolase/transferase, with product MKQKLEQAILQQDIPEIEACLTRYEACNPTDFDLFSYKISLALLKEDFQAAYDLAKTAITLNPFDVEANYNFMVCARSLGKYAVAYQSFLMIQFVQMRYRITVINDETLAVWEQEFQILAAEDTDLENEFSRIEQNHRYAILDPFKNYQESLCGKILTCYNGQQYYIGLADNWYESYFNFSFIKDPIHAKCELFPIADISTKYDIPADLGKVLVPICLNYDLTQKNSNYITDAAKDPTKFYRESAREKYCYLPVENGTALRTAYPTVFGTPIPLTHPDANGRKKLVLSIFIDSFNYYLVKDLGLETLMPETFRYFSKGIICNNYYSGSEWTLPSIATYWTGKHSSHHMNLMEDYRFDFMKDSKVLSEYFHDAGYVTAKIGGNDAVTPWQGYIRGIDRFTYQYSSQAYRTKEVISDVIQQIETFKDACQYIWFDFLDLHDIAGGFMCSLPVQSRLPLAARHIDNDITTTVKQSFSPNRREIYIQQLRELDFYLGILYQYLERNYKDEEIIVSLFSDHGTAFMVEDGKPFLSEQRVNVPFMLRCSNLSPRVSDELIETADYTAILCKLAGIPYHFEGTDANLPLTFGGKQERDYTFSQNIFPGDPYRAALHGKDFHFYMDSTIPVSPDLRIDLTGRKCLLTDTKGHPVQDEVLMKKYEAIIKKEIAHLLIYPLAGN from the coding sequence ATGAAGCAAAAACTTGAACAGGCAATCTTACAGCAGGACATTCCAGAGATCGAAGCCTGCCTGACACGTTATGAAGCCTGCAATCCCACCGACTTTGATCTTTTTTCTTACAAAATCTCACTGGCTCTGCTAAAAGAAGACTTCCAGGCAGCCTACGATCTTGCAAAAACGGCAATTACCCTCAATCCATTTGATGTAGAAGCCAATTATAATTTCATGGTCTGTGCCAGATCACTTGGGAAATACGCCGTCGCTTATCAGTCGTTCCTGATGATCCAGTTTGTGCAGATGCGATATCGGATAACAGTTATCAACGATGAGACACTGGCTGTATGGGAACAGGAATTTCAAATACTTGCTGCAGAAGACACTGACTTGGAGAACGAATTTTCCCGTATTGAGCAAAACCACCGCTATGCCATACTGGACCCTTTTAAGAATTATCAGGAAAGTCTGTGTGGAAAAATACTTACCTGTTATAATGGGCAACAATATTATATTGGGCTTGCTGACAACTGGTACGAATCATACTTTAACTTTTCGTTTATCAAGGATCCAATTCATGCCAAATGTGAATTATTCCCAATTGCCGATATCAGCACAAAATATGACATTCCTGCTGACCTCGGCAAGGTACTGGTTCCCATCTGCCTAAATTATGATCTCACACAGAAAAATTCCAATTACATTACTGATGCTGCAAAAGATCCAACAAAATTCTACCGGGAATCAGCACGAGAAAAATACTGCTATCTCCCTGTAGAAAATGGTACTGCACTGCGAACGGCTTATCCCACTGTTTTTGGCACCCCAATTCCATTGACGCACCCCGATGCAAACGGTCGAAAAAAACTGGTATTAAGCATTTTTATCGATAGTTTTAATTATTATCTGGTCAAAGATCTCGGTCTTGAAACACTAATGCCGGAAACTTTCCGATATTTTTCCAAAGGCATTATCTGTAATAATTATTACTCTGGTTCCGAATGGACTCTGCCGTCCATTGCGACCTACTGGACCGGAAAACATTCCAGTCATCACATGAACCTTATGGAGGACTACCGCTTTGACTTTATGAAAGACTCCAAAGTCCTGTCAGAATATTTTCACGATGCCGGATATGTGACCGCAAAGATCGGTGGAAACGATGCAGTTACTCCATGGCAGGGATACATCCGCGGGATTGACCGCTTTACCTATCAGTATTCCTCCCAGGCATACCGCACCAAAGAAGTTATCAGTGACGTCATCCAACAGATCGAAACCTTTAAGGATGCCTGTCAGTATATCTGGTTTGACTTCCTTGATCTGCACGATATTGCCGGGGGATTTATGTGTTCTCTTCCGGTGCAGTCCAGATTGCCACTGGCTGCACGACATATTGACAATGACATCACAACGACGGTAAAACAGTCATTCAGCCCTAACCGCCGGGAAATTTATATCCAGCAGTTACGCGAGTTAGATTTTTATCTTGGCATCCTGTATCAGTATCTGGAACGCAATTATAAAGATGAAGAGATCATCGTCTCACTGTTTTCCGACCACGGAACCGCTTTCATGGTGGAAGATGGGAAACCTTTCCTTTCCGAGCAGCGTGTCAATGTGCCATTTATGCTGCGTTGTAGCAATCTTTCTCCTCGGGTTTCGGATGAGCTGATAGAAACTGCCGATTATACTGCTATTCTGTGTAAACTAGCCGGTATTCCATATCACTTTGAGGGAACCGATGCCAATCTGCCCCTTACATTTGGTGGCAAACAGGAACGCGACTATACGTTTTCCCAGAACATTTTCCCGGGTGACCCTTACCGTGCCGCTTTACATGGAAAGGATTTTCATTTTTATATGGACTCCACCATTCCGGTATCGCCTGACCTTCGCATTGATCTGACCGGCCGGAAATGTCTTCTTACCGATACTAAGGGACACCCCGTTCAGGATGAAGTCCTCATGAAAAAATATGAAGCCATTATAAAAAAAGAGATTGCTCATCTTTTGATCTATCCTCTCGCAGGTAATTGA
- a CDS encoding LicD family protein, translating into MNFPAEFFQDEYRCDFLVPELMKRAWATEIEILEVVTQICEKYNLQYFAYYGTLLGAVRHQGFVPWDDDIDICLKRSDYNTLVSVLPDELPEGFITDGLHAADATRRLQTSIIHTAVKTDPSYWSLPDYIRRFHGFPFRGTSIDIFPLDYIPRDPDTFLLEKLLLGRIFVLLRDFDTLPEDTKEARIVELEELTATKLPRNETTKWSLFHLLEAIASMFDESECDELDLCFRIPYENKDPLKKEWYNETIYLPFEGFQIAAPKHYHEILTTYYGDYQVPVKFTQSHEYPFYKKSEQELTAILTQKGFQGSICDFIHNIDSFHILESK; encoded by the coding sequence ATGAATTTTCCTGCTGAATTTTTTCAAGATGAATATCGCTGCGATTTTCTTGTTCCAGAGTTGATGAAACGCGCCTGGGCGACAGAAATCGAGATTTTGGAAGTCGTGACACAGATCTGTGAGAAATACAACCTGCAATACTTTGCTTATTATGGTACACTGCTCGGTGCTGTCCGACATCAGGGTTTTGTTCCATGGGATGATGACATTGATATCTGCTTAAAACGAAGTGACTATAATACTCTGGTTTCCGTTCTGCCCGATGAATTACCGGAAGGCTTTATCACAGACGGACTGCACGCTGCTGATGCCACACGCAGATTACAGACCAGCATCATTCACACAGCAGTAAAAACAGATCCATCCTACTGGTCTCTTCCAGATTACATCAGACGATTTCATGGTTTTCCGTTCCGCGGAACAAGCATTGATATTTTTCCTCTTGATTATATTCCAAGAGATCCGGATACCTTTCTTCTGGAAAAACTTCTACTCGGACGCATTTTCGTACTTTTGCGTGATTTTGATACCTTACCGGAAGATACAAAAGAAGCCCGGATTGTGGAACTGGAAGAACTCACTGCGACAAAGCTGCCGCGAAACGAGACGACCAAATGGTCTTTATTTCATCTTCTTGAGGCGATTGCTTCCATGTTTGACGAAAGTGAATGTGACGAACTGGATCTATGTTTCCGTATTCCCTATGAAAACAAAGATCCTCTGAAAAAAGAATGGTATAATGAAACGATCTACCTTCCTTTTGAAGGTTTCCAGATCGCCGCTCCAAAACATTACCATGAAATATTGACTACCTACTATGGAGACTATCAGGTACCGGTCAAATTTACACAGTCACACGAATATCCATTTTATAAAAAAAGTGAACAGGAACTGACTGCCATTCTGACGCAAAAAGGCTTTCAGGGTAGTATCTGTGATTTTATCCACAATATTGATTCCTTTCACATTCTTGAATCCAAATAA
- a CDS encoding aminotransferase class I/II-fold pyridoxal phosphate-dependent enzyme, with amino-acid sequence MQAIILAAGMGKRLGQLTRENTKCMVEVGGVRLVERVLRILDKKGLSRIIMVVGYQYENLMTFVNKLDISTPIEFIINDVYDKTNNIFSLALAKEQLGCEDTLLLESDLIFEESVIDLLLEDERDTLVLVDKFENWMDGTCVVVDEEDNILDFIPGKLLKYSEKAHYYKTVNIYKLSADFSRNVYVPFLEAYAKVMGNNEYYETVIKLILTLDKNTLKAKRLHGEQWYEIDDIQDLDIAELLFLEDDVERYHTLTSRYGGFWRFPHLKDYCYLVNPYFPTERMMNEMKSNFDVLVRQYPSGMRVNSLLAAKSFSVSEEHIVIGNGAAELIKELLTELEGTVGVISPTFEEYPHRCNGRYVVYDSREHDFSYDVDSLCSYFTEHPVSSMVLINPDNPSGHYLDKKEIRKLLDWCKSNGTALILDESFLDFADDTSASMLSERMMKKYPKLYLVKSISKSYGVPGLRLGILASYDEKMIAVLKKKVAIWNINSLGEFFMQILDKYKADYKQSLVWLREERALFYQELCKIKGLKVYPSAANYFMCELTNGKRSEALAAELLKDNILIKDLSGKIDNGKQYIRIAIRDREDNEKLQRALAKRL; translated from the coding sequence ATGCAGGCGATTATTCTGGCAGCAGGAATGGGAAAACGTTTGGGGCAATTAACCAGAGAAAATACAAAGTGTATGGTAGAAGTTGGTGGGGTAAGACTGGTGGAGCGTGTTTTGCGTATCCTTGATAAAAAGGGATTATCAAGGATCATTATGGTGGTCGGATACCAGTATGAAAATCTGATGACATTCGTAAACAAACTGGATATCAGTACACCAATCGAATTTATCATCAATGATGTGTACGACAAGACAAATAATATTTTTTCACTGGCTCTGGCGAAGGAACAGCTTGGATGCGAAGACACACTTTTACTGGAGTCTGATCTGATCTTTGAGGAGAGTGTGATTGATCTGCTGCTTGAGGATGAAAGGGACACGCTGGTCCTTGTGGATAAGTTTGAGAACTGGATGGACGGAACCTGTGTTGTGGTAGATGAGGAAGACAATATTCTGGATTTCATTCCAGGCAAGCTGCTAAAATACTCGGAGAAAGCGCATTATTATAAGACTGTTAACATCTATAAACTCAGCGCGGATTTTTCCAGAAATGTCTATGTCCCGTTTCTGGAGGCATATGCCAAGGTAATGGGAAACAACGAATACTATGAGACGGTGATCAAGCTGATCCTGACTCTGGATAAAAACACCTTGAAGGCAAAACGTCTGCACGGCGAACAGTGGTATGAGATAGACGATATTCAGGATCTGGACATCGCAGAACTTTTATTCCTTGAGGATGATGTAGAACGTTATCATACATTAACCTCACGGTACGGTGGATTCTGGCGTTTCCCTCATCTGAAGGACTATTGTTATCTGGTAAACCCGTATTTTCCGACCGAGCGCATGATGAATGAGATGAAGTCAAATTTTGATGTGCTGGTAAGACAGTACCCATCCGGTATGCGGGTCAACAGCCTTCTGGCTGCAAAGAGTTTTTCCGTATCGGAAGAGCATATCGTGATCGGAAATGGGGCGGCAGAGCTGATCAAGGAACTTTTGACTGAGTTAGAGGGAACTGTGGGTGTGATCAGCCCGACATTTGAGGAATACCCACATCGCTGCAATGGCAGATATGTGGTATATGACAGCAGAGAACATGATTTTTCTTATGATGTAGACAGCCTGTGCAGCTATTTTACAGAGCATCCGGTCAGTTCAATGGTTTTGATCAATCCGGATAACCCATCGGGACATTATCTGGATAAAAAAGAGATCAGGAAACTTTTAGACTGGTGTAAGTCAAATGGAACCGCATTGATCTTAGACGAGAGTTTTCTTGATTTTGCGGACGATACCAGTGCATCCATGCTGTCAGAACGCATGATGAAAAAATATCCGAAGCTGTATCTGGTCAAGAGCATTTCCAAATCCTATGGAGTGCCCGGACTGCGGCTGGGTATCCTGGCAAGTTATGATGAAAAGATGATCGCGGTACTAAAGAAAAAAGTGGCGATATGGAATATTAATTCACTTGGAGAATTTTTCATGCAGATACTGGATAAATATAAAGCCGATTATAAACAGTCACTGGTCTGGCTGAGAGAAGAGCGGGCTCTCTTTTATCAGGAACTTTGCAAGATAAAAGGACTTAAGGTATATCCGTCCGCAGCAAATTATTTTATGTGTGAGCTGACAAATGGAAAGCGTAGTGAGGCACTGGCAGCAGAACTGTTAAAAGATAATATCCTGATCAAAGATCTGAGCGGAAAGATTGACAATGGAAAGCAGTATATCCGGATCGCGATAAGAGATCGCGAGGACAATGAGAAGTTACAAAGGGCACTTGCAAAAAGACTGTAA
- a CDS encoding acylneuraminate cytidylyltransferase produces the protein MNVAFIPVRGGSKSIPLKNIKPMCGKPLVYWTVAAACGCAKIDKVYVATDSEKIRETLLEVKQQEENEAFQKLEVIGRSAESASDTASTEFAMLEFANEHAFDHIVLIQATSPLLTAEDLDRGFALYEEEDTDSVLSVVRQKRFNWNVAEDGTAQALNYDYFHRPRRQEFDGYCVENGAFYITSKERLCETGNRISGKVKAVEMSEDTFFEIDEPSDWQIIEKMLERRLRVAQEKTGQDAKKTIKMFLTDCDGCLTDGGMYYSENGDELKKFSTLDGLGMRLMREKGILCGIVTGENTKLVARRAEKLHLDILKMGIKDKLAVVKELCGQYGISLQEVAYVGDDINDKELLEAVGFSASVPGAMDEVKAIVDYVTKRQGGSGAVREVIECILAGHE, from the coding sequence ATGAATGTAGCATTTATTCCAGTGCGGGGAGGAAGCAAATCGATCCCGCTTAAAAACATCAAACCAATGTGTGGAAAGCCACTGGTATATTGGACGGTAGCGGCAGCCTGCGGCTGTGCAAAGATCGACAAAGTATATGTGGCAACGGACAGTGAGAAGATCCGGGAGACACTGCTTGAGGTAAAGCAGCAGGAGGAAAATGAAGCATTTCAGAAACTGGAAGTGATCGGACGAAGCGCGGAGTCTGCTTCGGACACGGCATCGACAGAATTTGCAATGCTGGAGTTTGCGAATGAGCATGCGTTTGACCATATTGTGCTGATCCAGGCAACATCGCCACTTCTGACCGCAGAGGATTTGGACCGGGGATTTGCATTATATGAAGAAGAGGACACCGACAGTGTGCTCTCTGTGGTACGGCAGAAACGGTTTAACTGGAATGTGGCAGAAGATGGAACGGCACAGGCATTAAATTATGATTATTTCCATCGTCCGAGACGACAGGAATTTGACGGATACTGTGTCGAAAACGGGGCATTTTATATCACATCCAAAGAGCGTTTGTGTGAGACAGGAAACCGTATTTCCGGCAAAGTCAAGGCAGTGGAGATGAGTGAGGACACCTTTTTTGAGATCGATGAACCATCTGACTGGCAGATCATTGAAAAAATGCTGGAACGGCGTTTACGTGTGGCACAGGAAAAAACCGGTCAGGACGCAAAAAAAACAATTAAGATGTTTCTGACAGACTGTGATGGCTGTCTGACGGATGGCGGAATGTATTATTCGGAAAACGGGGATGAGTTAAAGAAGTTTTCGACGCTGGACGGTCTTGGGATGCGTCTGATGCGTGAAAAAGGCATCCTTTGCGGGATCGTGACCGGAGAGAATACGAAACTGGTCGCAAGACGTGCAGAAAAACTGCATCTGGATATCCTTAAAATGGGAATAAAAGACAAGTTGGCCGTAGTAAAGGAACTGTGCGGACAGTATGGAATTTCGTTACAGGAAGTGGCATATGTGGGCGATGACATCAATGACAAAGAGCTTTTAGAGGCGGTAGGATTTTCTGCCAGTGTGCCGGGAGCGATGGACGAGGTAAAAGCGATCGTTGATTATGTAACGAAACGCCAAGGAGGAAGCGGCGCAGTCCGCGAAGTGATCGAATGTATTCTGGCGGGACACGAATAA
- a CDS encoding molecular chaperone has product MEDSRTEKLEALETLVSYNDKVVKNVGILIKELSGQRLDDTDKFLDSILNAINWEIQVLNATLDVINEGKERIVKEAFNEKVIALGEAVKGKDDAKMADAFRALEPELEKLGAAAREVIG; this is encoded by the coding sequence ATGGAGGATAGCAGAACAGAAAAGCTGGAGGCGTTAGAGACACTTGTTTCCTATAATGACAAAGTTGTTAAAAATGTAGGAATTTTGATTAAAGAATTATCCGGACAGAGACTGGATGATACGGATAAGTTTCTGGATAGTATTCTCAATGCGATAAACTGGGAAATCCAGGTATTGAACGCAACGCTGGATGTGATCAACGAAGGAAAAGAGAGAATCGTCAAAGAGGCTTTCAATGAGAAAGTGATCGCATTGGGGGAGGCAGTAAAAGGAAAAGATGACGCAAAAATGGCAGATGCGTTCCGTGCGTTAGAGCCGGAGCTGGAGAAGCTCGGAGCAGCAGCCAGAGAAGTAATCGGTTAA